A window from Amblyomma americanum isolate KBUSLIRL-KWMA chromosome 7, ASM5285725v1, whole genome shotgun sequence encodes these proteins:
- the LOC144096612 gene encoding uncharacterized protein LOC144096612 isoform X1 — protein sequence MPVTVRSCVLFEMPPPNVPQIKLNAKRSPSGNGGGTRSAMASSSASSAPAEDANLLYPELMSAATIIKILKERYVKHPRLEELDKAALVHLYEKTVLPLPQREYSDTRTGRALAALRERADSRRKRKASTDASSDPPSTKKQREASGACSEPSTSRVREPPSDQRRQEKSASVDAERRAERRPQGSRDRESSSTSGHASADHVSRHTSSSDPTRRANQGKPDAAGDNRRRSQPNEASSDRDKNGGSAANDSGEWGSWDDEPQTSTGRTSTTNRCHGEGDGPPRKKHRTPITWP from the exons atgc CAGTTACAGTGCGCTCCTGCGTGCTGTTTGAGATGCCGCCCCCCAACGTGCCACAGATAAAGCTAAACGCTAAACGATCCCCGTCTGGCAACGGCGGCGGCACTCGATCTGCGATGGCGTCCAGCAGCGCGTCGTCGGCTCCGGCTGAAGATGCCAACCTACTCTATCCCGAGCTCATGTCGGCTGCCACCATCATCAAGATACTCAAAGAG CGGTACGTGAAGCACCCACGGCTTGAGGAACTGGACAAGGCAGCGCTCGTGCATCTGTACGAGAAAACGGTGCTGCCCTTGCCGCAACGCGAGTACAGCGACACCCGAACAGGCCGAGCCCTGGCAGCTCTGAGGGAGCGTGCTGACAGTCGCCGCAAGCGGAAGGCCTCCACAGATGCTTCCTCAGATCCACCATCCACAAAGAAGCAACG TGAAGCCTCCGGTGCCTGCAGCGAGCCAAGCACAAGTCGAGTGCGAGAACCGCCCTCGGACCAGAGGCGACAGGAAAAATCTGCATCGGTCGATGCAGAGAGGCGGGCGGAGCGACGCCCCCAAGGGAGCAGGGATAGGGAAAGCAGCAGCACAAGTGGGCACGCGTCAGCAGATCACGTCAGCAGGCACACATCATCATCTGATCCAACGCGGCGCGCCAA CCAGGGCAAGCCAGATGCAGCAGGGGACAACCGGAGGCGGTCGCAACCAAACGAGGCTTCCTCTGATCGGGACAAAAACGGGGGATCTGCTGCAAATGACAGTGGCGAGTGGGGTTCCTGGGATGATGAGCCCCAGACCAGTACAGGCAGG
- the LOC144096612 gene encoding uncharacterized protein LOC144096612 isoform X3, whose protein sequence is MPVTVRSCVLFEMPPPNVPQIKLNAKRSPSGNGGGTRSAMASSSASSAPAEDANLLYPELMSAATIIKILKERYVKHPRLEELDKAALVHLYEKTVLPLPQREYSDTRTGRALAALRERADSRRKRKASTDASSDPPSTKKQREPSTSRVREPPSDQRRQEKSASVDAERRAERRPQGSRDRESSSTSGHASADHVSRHTSSSDPTRRANQGKPDAAGDNRRRSQPNEASSDRDKNGGSAANDSGEWGSWDDEPQTSTGRTSTTNRCHGEGDGPPRKKHRTPITWP, encoded by the exons atgc CAGTTACAGTGCGCTCCTGCGTGCTGTTTGAGATGCCGCCCCCCAACGTGCCACAGATAAAGCTAAACGCTAAACGATCCCCGTCTGGCAACGGCGGCGGCACTCGATCTGCGATGGCGTCCAGCAGCGCGTCGTCGGCTCCGGCTGAAGATGCCAACCTACTCTATCCCGAGCTCATGTCGGCTGCCACCATCATCAAGATACTCAAAGAG CGGTACGTGAAGCACCCACGGCTTGAGGAACTGGACAAGGCAGCGCTCGTGCATCTGTACGAGAAAACGGTGCTGCCCTTGCCGCAACGCGAGTACAGCGACACCCGAACAGGCCGAGCCCTGGCAGCTCTGAGGGAGCGTGCTGACAGTCGCCGCAAGCGGAAGGCCTCCACAGATGCTTCCTCAGATCCACCATCCACAAAGAAGCAACG CGAGCCAAGCACAAGTCGAGTGCGAGAACCGCCCTCGGACCAGAGGCGACAGGAAAAATCTGCATCGGTCGATGCAGAGAGGCGGGCGGAGCGACGCCCCCAAGGGAGCAGGGATAGGGAAAGCAGCAGCACAAGTGGGCACGCGTCAGCAGATCACGTCAGCAGGCACACATCATCATCTGATCCAACGCGGCGCGCCAA CCAGGGCAAGCCAGATGCAGCAGGGGACAACCGGAGGCGGTCGCAACCAAACGAGGCTTCCTCTGATCGGGACAAAAACGGGGGATCTGCTGCAAATGACAGTGGCGAGTGGGGTTCCTGGGATGATGAGCCCCAGACCAGTACAGGCAGG
- the LOC144096611 gene encoding uncharacterized protein LOC144096611 yields MLGNYGTMTRAMISFKNCHAATRVKIENAFGMLKQRFWQLRFVEFHTVDKITQLILSCCVLHNICLDAGDCDVPSDDDMDGRHCRHKQGDSATDQQTQQTAHESALRRLGELKRDALAQLF; encoded by the exons atgcttgg GAATTATGGCACCATGACTCGGGCAATGATTTCGTTCAAGAACTGCCATGCTGCAACACGAGTGAAAATTGAAAACGCATTTGGAATGCTAAAGCAACGATTTTGGCAGCTGCGGTTTGTGGAATTTCACACTGTGGACAAGATTACCCAGCTCATCCTCAGTTGCTGTGTCCTTCATAACATTTGCCTGGACGCTGGCGACTGTGATGTGCCAAGTGATGACGATATGGATGGAAGGCATTGCAGGCACAAGCAAGGAGACTCGGCAACAGACCAGCAGACACAGCAAACTGCTCATGAAAGTGCCCTTCGGAGGCTTGGAGAACTGAAAAGGGACGC
- the LOC144096612 gene encoding uncharacterized protein LOC144096612 isoform X2 has translation MLTVRSCVLFEMPPPNVPQIKLNAKRSPSGNGGGTRSAMASSSASSAPAEDANLLYPELMSAATIIKILKERYVKHPRLEELDKAALVHLYEKTVLPLPQREYSDTRTGRALAALRERADSRRKRKASTDASSDPPSTKKQREASGACSEPSTSRVREPPSDQRRQEKSASVDAERRAERRPQGSRDRESSSTSGHASADHVSRHTSSSDPTRRANQGKPDAAGDNRRRSQPNEASSDRDKNGGSAANDSGEWGSWDDEPQTSTGRTSTTNRCHGEGDGPPRKKHRTPITWP, from the exons atgc TTACAGTGCGCTCCTGCGTGCTGTTTGAGATGCCGCCCCCCAACGTGCCACAGATAAAGCTAAACGCTAAACGATCCCCGTCTGGCAACGGCGGCGGCACTCGATCTGCGATGGCGTCCAGCAGCGCGTCGTCGGCTCCGGCTGAAGATGCCAACCTACTCTATCCCGAGCTCATGTCGGCTGCCACCATCATCAAGATACTCAAAGAG CGGTACGTGAAGCACCCACGGCTTGAGGAACTGGACAAGGCAGCGCTCGTGCATCTGTACGAGAAAACGGTGCTGCCCTTGCCGCAACGCGAGTACAGCGACACCCGAACAGGCCGAGCCCTGGCAGCTCTGAGGGAGCGTGCTGACAGTCGCCGCAAGCGGAAGGCCTCCACAGATGCTTCCTCAGATCCACCATCCACAAAGAAGCAACG TGAAGCCTCCGGTGCCTGCAGCGAGCCAAGCACAAGTCGAGTGCGAGAACCGCCCTCGGACCAGAGGCGACAGGAAAAATCTGCATCGGTCGATGCAGAGAGGCGGGCGGAGCGACGCCCCCAAGGGAGCAGGGATAGGGAAAGCAGCAGCACAAGTGGGCACGCGTCAGCAGATCACGTCAGCAGGCACACATCATCATCTGATCCAACGCGGCGCGCCAA CCAGGGCAAGCCAGATGCAGCAGGGGACAACCGGAGGCGGTCGCAACCAAACGAGGCTTCCTCTGATCGGGACAAAAACGGGGGATCTGCTGCAAATGACAGTGGCGAGTGGGGTTCCTGGGATGATGAGCCCCAGACCAGTACAGGCAGG